The following proteins come from a genomic window of Leptospira dzoumogneensis:
- a CDS encoding alpha/beta hydrolase, with protein MKIQKFMLYLLSVIFILFLGLFGLLYSNQDKLIFFPEILPEDFQFSFPYTFQEVSLELENGEKIYALFFPAQGPSKGTVLYFHGNAGSLRSWGGVAEDFVPRGWDLLMTDYRGYGKSRAKLSEKGMYQDAERWYEYLKTDKLKKENEIILYGRSIGTGVVVDLGTKTNPGYIILETPYTSLADLAKEYYPFVPEWFLAYSLKSENKIRKIHSTATIIHGNEDEIVPFRQGRKLFKTALESGVKIEFLEIEGGNHNNLSFFPEYQKGLAKILESVHLNRRKSNSQK; from the coding sequence ATGAAAATCCAAAAGTTTATGTTATATCTTCTCTCGGTCATATTTATACTTTTTCTAGGGCTTTTCGGCTTGTTGTATTCAAATCAGGACAAGCTGATCTTCTTCCCGGAAATTTTGCCCGAAGACTTTCAGTTTTCTTTTCCTTATACTTTCCAAGAAGTTTCTTTGGAATTGGAAAATGGAGAGAAGATATACGCATTATTCTTTCCTGCTCAAGGGCCTTCTAAGGGAACGGTTCTTTATTTTCACGGAAACGCGGGCAGTTTGAGAAGCTGGGGAGGAGTCGCAGAGGACTTTGTTCCTAGAGGCTGGGACCTTCTCATGACGGATTATAGAGGTTACGGTAAAAGCAGGGCCAAACTAAGTGAGAAGGGAATGTACCAGGATGCGGAACGCTGGTATGAATACCTAAAAACGGATAAATTAAAAAAAGAGAATGAGATCATTCTTTATGGAAGATCTATCGGGACTGGAGTTGTGGTGGATTTAGGGACCAAAACAAATCCCGGTTATATTATATTAGAAACTCCTTATACTTCTTTGGCGGATCTGGCAAAAGAATATTATCCTTTCGTGCCTGAATGGTTTTTGGCGTATTCTCTCAAATCCGAAAATAAGATCAGAAAAATACATTCTACTGCAACGATCATACATGGGAACGAAGACGAGATCGTTCCTTTTCGACAAGGAAGGAAATTATTCAAAACAGCTTTGGAATCAGGAGTAAAAATAGAATTTCTGGAAATAGAAGGAGGGAATCATAATAATCTCTCCTTCTTTCCCGAATACCAAAAGGGATTGGCTAAAATTTTAGAATCGGTCCATCTAAACCGAAGAAAATCAAATTCTCAGAAATAA
- a CDS encoding alkaline phosphatase D family protein yields the protein MRRISLLSSTSLLILLFGFFYIDFAIYGKSQSTDTASPSSIQSGPMLGYSTHKEVKIWVQTKNPSKVYAKYFISGNPEQSHITREVNTEHYKGNVAHLIADVLEPGKIYEYIIYVNGKYQEPKSEQKFRAQPIWIGKQSGPPDIKFALGSCAFVNDPKYDTQVKPYGGEYFIYGSISAQKPDFMLWMGDNIYLREPDWESRTGFIYRYTEQRSLKELQPLLANVHHYAVWDDHDWGPNDGDASFWMGATAEEIFKLFWANPNYSKKGIYGSFTWGDAQFFLMDDRSFRTANDNKTGSRSFFGEEQLDWLVNGLAFSKATFKFVVVGGQVLNPLSVFENYSTYAEEREKLLSKISKLKIKNLVFLTGDRHFTELSYIQEGFEYPIYDFTVSPLTSSTHAPITEKNPLRIEGTMVDDKRNFGTIEITGPLKQRNLVFRVFDSAGKELWTREIKAK from the coding sequence ATGAGACGCATATCGCTTTTATCATCCACCTCTTTGTTGATTTTACTGTTTGGATTCTTTTACATCGATTTCGCAATTTATGGAAAAAGTCAGTCAACCGACACAGCTTCGCCTTCGAGTATCCAATCGGGGCCGATGTTAGGTTACTCAACTCATAAAGAAGTGAAAATTTGGGTTCAGACTAAGAATCCTTCTAAAGTGTACGCGAAATATTTTATTTCCGGAAACCCGGAACAAAGTCATATAACTCGTGAAGTAAATACGGAACATTATAAGGGAAATGTCGCCCATTTGATTGCCGACGTATTGGAACCCGGGAAAATATATGAATATATAATTTATGTAAACGGAAAATACCAAGAACCTAAGTCGGAACAAAAATTTAGAGCACAACCTATTTGGATAGGAAAACAAAGCGGACCACCCGATATCAAATTTGCTTTGGGAAGTTGTGCATTCGTAAATGATCCTAAGTATGATACTCAAGTAAAACCTTACGGAGGAGAATACTTTATCTACGGATCCATCTCCGCTCAAAAGCCCGACTTCATGCTTTGGATGGGAGATAATATTTATCTAAGAGAACCTGATTGGGAATCCAGGACCGGATTTATTTACCGTTATACTGAACAAAGATCCTTGAAGGAACTACAACCGCTTCTTGCAAATGTCCATCATTATGCTGTTTGGGATGATCATGATTGGGGACCGAATGACGGAGATGCCTCCTTTTGGATGGGCGCCACTGCAGAAGAAATTTTCAAACTGTTCTGGGCGAATCCGAACTATTCAAAAAAAGGAATATATGGTTCTTTCACCTGGGGAGATGCACAATTCTTTTTGATGGACGATCGCAGTTTTAGGACTGCGAACGATAATAAAACCGGATCCAGATCGTTTTTCGGAGAAGAGCAATTAGACTGGCTGGTGAATGGATTAGCATTCTCCAAAGCGACTTTTAAGTTTGTGGTAGTAGGAGGTCAGGTCTTAAATCCGTTATCCGTTTTTGAAAATTATTCCACATATGCGGAAGAAAGGGAAAAACTTCTTTCCAAAATCTCCAAATTGAAGATAAAAAACCTGGTATTTTTGACCGGAGACAGGCACTTTACGGAATTATCATATATTCAGGAAGGATTCGAATATCCAATATATGATTTTACAGTTTCACCTTTGACTTCTTCCACTCATGCGCCGATTACCGAAAAAAATCCGTTAAGGATAGAAGGCACAATGGTGGATGATAAAAGGAATTTCGGAACGATAGAAATTACCGGCCCTTTAAAACAAAGGAACTTGGTATTTAGGGTTTTTGATTCTGCCGGAAAAGAACTTTGGACCAGAGAAATTAAGGCCAAATGA
- a CDS encoding methyl-accepting chemotaxis protein: MTRGESRKLRWRLTLGLELLTSVLAVPLAVLFIIAAGAYDFNKAIALIGSSTIALLSSYFFPTVRFLYLGKLLSNLEPANWEKLNTKGKVEVKRKLLNFPLLNSGFYLIQWSYGIPTAWKLMHFFFIPQFFESAPFLLLPLIIYPTLGISHFFLTESVLAEVLESDRLNGLPLEEKDIRKVSIFARIISTIASITLLPVVIFGYLLLEETSGWLKLGDVTLALSLTILFMVITLTISSYLLAASIRRNSKNMMNAFVEMSQGELDILLPMVSTDELGRSSKMLNDFVKRLRIVVKTVMKESEKLSQSSKVLEERTKDLSLKMQEQAASTEQMSSGVEEIAASIQSTSSRAESQSDTVEQASASLAELEDRIRNVHTSLMDTKNDAERMRLETSNGESALQSTRDAMAEIESNTAKMEASVNVIHEITDRIGLLSLNAAIEAARAGEAGKGFAVVAQEISKLGEQTQENAKRIRATLAEAVKATNSGREVLGNTEVAFRRIGDTAQNTSERILQVSSLSESQLVASAQVKNAFSELIRSADEIRNHTKEQSQTSLEFSKTIGSISEATEFLNGIVNDIDSLAEKLAHQASSLKKEVEFFKT; encoded by the coding sequence ATGACGAGGGGAGAATCTAGAAAACTCAGATGGAGACTGACCTTAGGCCTGGAGCTGCTAACTTCAGTTCTTGCCGTCCCTTTGGCAGTTCTATTCATTATAGCGGCTGGAGCGTATGACTTTAATAAGGCGATCGCATTGATCGGATCCTCCACGATCGCACTGCTCAGTTCTTATTTTTTTCCTACGGTCCGATTCTTGTATTTGGGAAAACTCTTATCAAACCTGGAACCGGCTAATTGGGAAAAGCTGAACACAAAGGGAAAGGTCGAAGTAAAAAGAAAGTTACTGAATTTTCCTTTGTTAAACTCGGGATTCTATTTAATTCAATGGAGTTATGGAATTCCTACGGCTTGGAAATTAATGCACTTTTTCTTCATTCCTCAATTTTTCGAATCAGCTCCATTTTTACTCTTACCTCTGATCATTTATCCTACTTTAGGAATTTCCCATTTCTTTTTGACCGAATCGGTTCTTGCAGAAGTGCTGGAGTCCGACAGATTGAACGGGCTTCCATTAGAAGAAAAAGATATCCGTAAAGTTTCTATTTTTGCTAGGATCATTTCTACGATCGCATCCATCACTTTATTGCCTGTTGTGATCTTCGGTTATCTCTTACTAGAAGAGACTTCCGGTTGGTTAAAACTGGGAGATGTCACTTTAGCACTTTCCCTTACCATACTTTTTATGGTGATCACTCTTACCATTTCTTCCTACTTATTGGCCGCTAGTATTCGCAGGAATTCCAAAAACATGATGAATGCGTTTGTGGAAATGTCACAAGGTGAGTTGGATATCCTTCTTCCTATGGTTTCTACGGACGAGTTGGGAAGAAGCAGCAAAATGCTGAATGATTTTGTGAAACGACTTAGGATCGTTGTCAAAACCGTAATGAAAGAATCCGAAAAACTCTCTCAAAGCTCCAAGGTTTTGGAAGAAAGAACTAAAGATCTTTCTTTAAAAATGCAGGAACAGGCCGCATCCACTGAACAAATGAGTTCAGGTGTGGAGGAAATTGCTGCATCCATTCAGTCTACTTCTTCCAGAGCTGAAAGCCAATCGGATACCGTAGAACAAGCATCCGCATCGCTTGCCGAATTAGAGGACAGGATCCGCAATGTTCATACTTCTCTAATGGATACTAAAAATGACGCGGAAAGAATGAGATTAGAAACTTCTAATGGAGAATCCGCATTACAATCCACTCGAGACGCAATGGCGGAAATAGAATCCAATACCGCTAAAATGGAAGCGAGTGTAAATGTGATCCATGAGATTACGGATAGGATCGGACTTCTTTCCTTAAACGCCGCCATCGAAGCGGCCCGCGCAGGAGAAGCAGGAAAAGGTTTTGCGGTAGTAGCCCAAGAGATTTCCAAACTGGGAGAACAGACCCAAGAGAATGCAAAAAGGATCCGGGCAACATTGGCAGAAGCGGTAAAGGCAACCAACTCGGGAAGAGAAGTTCTAGGAAATACGGAAGTCGCGTTCAGAAGAATAGGCGACACTGCTCAAAATACATCCGAAAGAATTTTGCAGGTTTCTTCCTTGTCCGAATCACAATTGGTGGCAAGCGCTCAGGTAAAAAATGCGTTTTCTGAACTGATCCGATCCGCGGATGAGATCCGAAATCATACAAAAGAACAATCCCAGACTTCTTTAGAATTCTCTAAAACGATTGGAAGTATTTCAGAAGCTACCGAGTTTTTGAACGGAATAGTAAATGATATCGACTCTCTCGCAGAGAAGCTTGCTCATCAAGCGAGTTCCTTGAAAAAAGAAGTAGAGTTTTTTAAAACCTGA
- a CDS encoding PAS domain S-box protein, whose amino-acid sequence MESSLSQLNILRQFFERIGDGVLVFSSSGNLIEANPAALQILGYSSKELKEIDFNLISDIRNGIFEYLKKEEKTNWYLGYFLLKTKEIRTFYCQGFKIQGETDSETTTWIHIRSPKQQSELSKEDITHPEIGWRALEKFFDMNPLPMAITEIETGKYLKVNRQFCIQVKYSEEEIVGKNALELGFWSSAETRADIVEAIKKEGFVRDIELRFTNKLGEEFWGLFSAHPIEYAGSLKLLTITVPITDRVKEEVEKQKLLDELKENQEILNQIIRLNPTAITLSKSDGTYLDANDLFLSLIGKTNEEIIGKSPADLGVYYDLSDREIIRGLLLQKGAVDNLEVKMGTADGKVRSILFSARVIEAGGEKKILAVGHDITHIKEAQADLENLASELEKSKELFQRLFQLIPSAVVLTDLTSRKIIDVNERFLEFIKLKRSEVIGKLTVDIRIWDYDPDRRTEIYKQLDEKGEVSNIETVFRAADGTAMPILYSGRIVKLNGRPHVISLATDIRDRLEAEEQTRRLNAEVRHNKELFEKIFQMNPAAVSLSDLETGTYREINQEYCELIGYTREEIIGKTSFELGIWKGPLDRAKIRKELEEFGWSKNIEATINRSDNTERHVISGNRVFKIGDKMMLLALLIDVTDKKKVEQERDQYLLQLEESKDLFEKVFDLNPDTICISDLETGKYISVNSMFYDLFGYTKEEAIGKNSIDLGIWPDPNVKRELINRMKEEGILRDLDIPFIRKDGTRVDSIFSGRIVNLVGRPAIVAITKDNTAGKAAAREKEEENLKISEQARVLLNMATDPDFASGNISAGLNNIVKMCTETLGCDRASIWLFSDREKTIWSLVSGWDQKFLSYMDPSVMDLKEYPKYFSSMKTERLVDAYDVVNDPRTSEFAESYSIPLGIQSLLNAPIFLRGGIYGAICLEHRGVLRRWKGFEQQFVVTVAEQVTQLLLNSERREAKEELENAVRIRTSELASALDNLKKTQDQLILSEKMAALGQLVAGIAHEINNPLGAISALSGELRAYLDSSPERLKKLGPFFADAEPSYIKRLSEFIRAGISNKEIQVSREERRNVLKKLKNTLSELGFENPYDLADRLMDVGLYHSTEEFPEIFQAKTNLALLDFAIEEIQTYKNAASIRLAVDRTSKIVYALKSFAHIDSGEGKIETDLAENIETVLTIYHNQIKNGVEVELDFQARPIIYAYPDDLIQVWTNLIYNSLQAMQFKGKIKISILDSDSDVSVLISDNGPGISADIKSKIFDPFYTTKAPGEGSGLGLDISRRIVLKHGGRIEFNSKPGKTVFKVLLPKT is encoded by the coding sequence TTGGAATCTTCCCTTTCACAGCTCAATATCCTCAGGCAGTTTTTCGAAAGGATCGGGGACGGAGTTCTTGTATTTTCTTCTTCCGGAAATCTGATCGAAGCGAATCCGGCAGCATTACAGATCTTGGGCTATTCTTCCAAAGAGTTAAAAGAGATAGATTTTAATCTGATCTCGGATATTCGAAACGGGATTTTCGAATATCTCAAAAAAGAAGAAAAAACCAATTGGTATTTGGGTTATTTTTTACTTAAGACTAAAGAGATCAGAACATTCTATTGCCAAGGTTTTAAGATCCAGGGAGAAACAGATTCCGAAACTACAACATGGATCCATATTCGTTCCCCCAAACAACAAAGTGAACTTTCTAAAGAGGATATAACTCATCCGGAGATAGGATGGAGAGCTCTCGAAAAATTTTTCGATATGAATCCTTTGCCTATGGCGATCACAGAGATCGAAACAGGTAAATATCTAAAAGTAAACAGACAGTTTTGTATTCAGGTGAAATATTCTGAAGAAGAGATAGTCGGCAAAAATGCATTAGAACTAGGTTTCTGGAGCTCTGCAGAGACCAGAGCGGATATAGTAGAAGCCATCAAGAAAGAAGGTTTTGTCAGAGATATAGAATTACGTTTTACGAATAAACTAGGAGAAGAATTTTGGGGACTCTTCTCCGCTCACCCGATCGAATATGCAGGTTCTTTAAAACTACTCACGATCACAGTTCCCATCACGGACAGGGTAAAAGAAGAAGTAGAAAAACAAAAACTTTTAGACGAACTCAAAGAGAACCAAGAAATACTCAACCAGATCATTCGATTGAACCCGACTGCGATCACATTGTCTAAATCGGATGGGACTTATCTTGATGCAAACGATCTGTTCTTAAGCCTGATCGGAAAAACAAACGAAGAGATCATCGGTAAATCGCCGGCAGATCTAGGAGTTTATTACGATCTAAGCGACAGAGAAATTATCCGTGGACTTCTACTCCAAAAAGGTGCAGTAGATAATCTAGAAGTGAAGATGGGCACCGCAGACGGGAAGGTCCGGTCCATTCTATTCTCCGCTAGAGTGATAGAGGCAGGCGGTGAAAAAAAGATCCTAGCTGTAGGTCATGATATCACTCATATCAAAGAAGCCCAAGCGGATTTGGAAAATCTTGCTTCCGAGCTTGAAAAGAGTAAGGAACTTTTCCAAAGATTATTCCAATTGATCCCTTCCGCGGTGGTTCTTACCGATCTGACTTCCAGAAAGATCATAGATGTGAACGAAAGATTTTTGGAATTTATAAAACTCAAAAGATCCGAAGTAATCGGAAAACTTACGGTTGATATTAGGATCTGGGATTATGATCCGGATAGAAGGACGGAAATTTACAAACAGTTAGATGAGAAGGGAGAAGTCAGTAATATTGAGACTGTCTTCCGAGCTGCCGACGGAACTGCGATGCCTATCTTGTATTCGGGAAGGATCGTAAAATTAAACGGAAGACCTCATGTTATTTCTCTCGCAACGGATATTAGAGATCGTCTGGAAGCGGAAGAGCAGACGAGAAGACTGAATGCAGAGGTCCGGCATAATAAGGAGCTTTTTGAGAAAATTTTCCAAATGAATCCTGCCGCAGTTTCTCTTTCCGATCTGGAAACCGGAACTTACAGAGAGATTAACCAAGAATATTGTGAACTGATCGGATATACAAGAGAAGAGATCATAGGAAAAACTTCCTTCGAGCTGGGGATTTGGAAAGGCCCTTTAGATAGAGCAAAGATCCGCAAAGAACTAGAAGAATTCGGCTGGTCCAAAAATATAGAAGCTACAATCAACCGATCGGATAATACGGAAAGGCATGTAATTTCAGGAAACAGGGTGTTTAAGATAGGAGACAAGATGATGCTTCTTGCTCTTTTGATCGATGTCACCGACAAGAAAAAAGTAGAACAGGAAAGAGATCAGTATCTTTTACAATTAGAGGAGAGTAAGGATCTATTCGAGAAAGTATTCGATCTAAACCCGGATACGATCTGTATTTCCGATCTGGAAACAGGGAAATATATCAGTGTGAACTCGATGTTCTACGATCTATTCGGATACACGAAAGAAGAAGCAATCGGAAAGAACTCTATAGATCTGGGAATTTGGCCTGATCCTAATGTCAAACGTGAACTCATCAACCGGATGAAAGAAGAAGGTATATTAAGAGATCTTGATATACCTTTTATCAGAAAAGACGGGACTCGAGTGGATTCGATTTTTTCCGGCCGGATCGTAAACTTAGTCGGAAGACCTGCAATCGTTGCAATAACAAAGGACAATACTGCCGGAAAAGCAGCAGCGAGGGAAAAAGAGGAAGAGAACTTAAAAATTTCCGAACAGGCAAGAGTCCTTTTGAATATGGCGACAGATCCGGATTTTGCTTCCGGTAATATTTCCGCAGGTTTAAATAATATAGTCAAAATGTGCACGGAAACATTGGGATGTGACCGCGCATCCATTTGGCTTTTTTCAGATAGGGAAAAAACTATCTGGTCTTTGGTCTCAGGCTGGGATCAAAAGTTTCTGTCTTATATGGATCCATCCGTAATGGATCTCAAAGAATATCCTAAATATTTTTCTTCGATGAAGACTGAAAGATTAGTGGATGCATATGATGTGGTGAATGATCCAAGAACATCCGAGTTTGCGGAGTCTTACAGTATTCCTCTTGGGATCCAATCTTTGTTGAATGCTCCTATCTTCTTAAGAGGAGGGATTTACGGAGCCATCTGTTTAGAACATAGGGGTGTTCTTCGCAGATGGAAAGGTTTCGAGCAGCAGTTCGTAGTTACGGTTGCGGAACAAGTCACTCAGTTATTATTAAATTCCGAAAGAAGAGAAGCTAAAGAAGAACTAGAAAATGCAGTTCGTATCCGGACTTCGGAGTTGGCTTCCGCCTTAGACAATTTAAAGAAGACCCAGGACCAGCTTATCCTTTCCGAAAAAATGGCAGCGCTCGGACAGTTGGTCGCGGGTATCGCTCATGAGATCAATAATCCGTTAGGAGCCATCTCTGCTCTGAGCGGCGAATTGAGAGCTTATTTGGACTCTTCTCCGGAACGTTTGAAAAAATTGGGTCCGTTTTTTGCCGATGCAGAACCAAGTTATATAAAACGATTATCAGAGTTTATTCGTGCAGGAATTTCCAATAAAGAGATCCAAGTGTCTAGAGAAGAAAGAAGGAATGTTCTTAAAAAATTAAAAAATACTCTGAGCGAACTTGGTTTTGAAAATCCGTATGATCTAGCGGATAGATTGATGGATGTCGGATTATACCATTCTACGGAAGAATTCCCTGAAATTTTCCAGGCCAAGACGAATCTTGCACTTTTGGATTTTGCGATCGAAGAGATCCAAACATATAAGAATGCAGCATCCATTCGTCTGGCGGTAGACAGAACTTCTAAGATAGTGTATGCTCTTAAAAGTTTTGCTCATATCGATTCCGGGGAAGGCAAGATCGAAACTGATCTTGCGGAGAATATAGAAACTGTTCTTACAATCTATCATAACCAGATCAAAAACGGAGTAGAAGTAGAATTGGACTTCCAAGCGAGGCCGATCATCTACGCTTATCCGGATGACTTGATCCAGGTTTGGACAAACTTAATTTACAATTCTTTGCAAGCCATGCAGTTCAAAGGAAAGATCAAAATTTCGATTTTAGATTCCGACTCTGATGTTTCCGTTTTGATTTCGGATAACGGTCCCGGTATCTCGGCGGATATTAAATCTAAAATATTCGATCCTTTTTATACCACTAAGGCTCCCGGTGAAGGAAGCGGTCTAGGTCTGGATATTTCCAGAAGGATCGTTTTAAAACATGGAGGAAGAATAGAATTCAACTCGAAGCCTGGGAAGACGGTATTTAAGGTACTTCTTCCTAAGACTTGA
- a CDS encoding DUF2339 domain-containing protein, whose protein sequence is MYFLIGLFAFFAGIFYLIIPFILLSKINGLLERIQDLENQLKEKGPSTLPETQAEKKRPPIKEEKPILVKETIPESKKEVPSSKLAAKTPKPAEVVPPTIIKQEPQPLAKKSEAWEKFEKQIANNWTGILGTIILVMGVGFLGIYAALNMSPFFRFLMVLGIGIGLFVISILLVKKEFWVQIGYWIRSGSGAVILFSCIAAVSVPGMKWIESEFYALILVIAGILVNLGLAWQTSQQKFASLHIILSLVSLAILPLSTLIFFLAVGVSAFSVVLSYKTKWEFYLIQTAISFLILNFLYKGHFTEQLHVLNSPHSRTWGILGTLVVGIPSILAHYRKVYSSANIQRLPFITHLIIWAGIGLGLSVYSTGSKWNPPVLISVSVGLFFWARTAREKLNIRWLYLTDTLVSLALASIGITLLTRWEVDLFLINVYVSLLFSIFFVVSAEEKENLLKNVGAVLLHLSWVWYILLLIVKYFNDVNLGAWPIVITTIVMIILTFLIQFYDEIRNKESSTASDDVYGVGGDDRISPAGLFSGLLASAICFQLFDWKHSELYLPAFGVILLAIRQNRNWNGLGVGIFFFVAALHFEVIYRIYSLESWEVLLRDLPTILFCFLMIPLSKVKLGPEKIRYFSVPGAILLSLHIVFLAYWTTQSISPFLPGILWLLLSLAYLETKNFFSERKKEWENTWKSSVNSAGPVWQFFALTFVGLFLGAHILVHLQSELYVGIFKIRFLIQALAIGVFLYWANSPNPKKETPNYWSSLLPLFWELTGIFITAIIALEIPNTWLPVAWVIWAFFLSQISLKTSWEISRFRFYSLCFYWYSCIHVAFISSSSLTPSEYWANQEWLGGLVGIALQIVYLVRIQYLPPFQGIEAEGYPGKIRNLSEKLDQRSDYTIFYPLFAAGAFFLFWSFDSSLLTLLWMVEVFIVFSMGLILKKEHFRYVSLVAMIVCLLRLIFWDLSQSSTITRALVFLGVGGILILMNTLYGKFGNKEKTDAP, encoded by the coding sequence ATGTATTTTTTGATCGGTTTGTTCGCATTCTTTGCCGGTATATTCTACCTTATCATTCCTTTCATCTTACTGTCCAAAATTAACGGACTTCTGGAAAGGATCCAAGATCTGGAGAACCAATTAAAGGAGAAGGGACCTTCTACCCTTCCTGAAACTCAGGCAGAAAAGAAAAGGCCCCCGATCAAAGAAGAAAAACCTATCTTGGTAAAGGAAACAATCCCAGAATCCAAGAAGGAAGTCCCTTCTTCCAAGCTTGCTGCAAAAACTCCCAAACCTGCGGAGGTTGTACCTCCGACCATTATAAAACAAGAACCTCAACCACTAGCTAAAAAATCAGAGGCTTGGGAAAAATTCGAGAAGCAGATCGCCAATAATTGGACCGGGATCTTAGGAACGATCATACTTGTGATGGGTGTCGGATTCTTAGGAATTTACGCAGCCTTAAACATGTCTCCATTCTTCAGATTCTTAATGGTATTAGGGATCGGGATCGGATTATTCGTAATTTCTATTCTTTTAGTTAAAAAAGAATTCTGGGTGCAGATCGGATATTGGATCCGAAGCGGTTCAGGTGCAGTTATATTATTCTCTTGTATCGCAGCAGTTTCCGTTCCTGGAATGAAATGGATAGAGTCAGAATTTTACGCACTCATCTTAGTCATCGCCGGAATTTTAGTGAACCTAGGACTTGCATGGCAAACTTCCCAGCAAAAGTTCGCGAGCCTTCATATTATATTAAGTTTGGTCTCTCTGGCAATTCTTCCATTGAGCACTTTGATCTTCTTCTTAGCGGTCGGAGTTTCCGCTTTCAGCGTGGTTTTATCTTATAAAACTAAATGGGAATTTTATTTAATACAAACTGCGATCTCCTTTTTAATTTTAAATTTTCTTTATAAAGGACATTTCACGGAACAACTGCATGTGTTGAATTCTCCTCACTCCAGAACCTGGGGAATTTTAGGAACTCTTGTTGTTGGAATTCCATCCATCTTAGCTCATTATAGAAAAGTATATTCTTCCGCAAATATCCAACGACTTCCTTTTATCACTCACCTGATCATTTGGGCGGGGATCGGCTTAGGTTTATCGGTCTATTCAACAGGATCCAAATGGAATCCTCCCGTTCTGATCTCTGTCTCGGTCGGATTGTTTTTTTGGGCGAGGACTGCTCGAGAAAAATTAAACATTCGCTGGCTGTATCTCACGGATACTCTAGTTTCCCTGGCTCTTGCTTCTATAGGGATCACATTACTCACTCGATGGGAAGTGGATCTATTCCTGATTAATGTATATGTTTCACTTCTATTCTCTATCTTCTTCGTGGTGAGTGCAGAAGAAAAAGAAAATCTACTGAAAAATGTTGGGGCAGTGCTTCTTCATCTTTCTTGGGTTTGGTACATTCTTCTTTTAATCGTAAAATACTTTAACGATGTAAATCTGGGAGCTTGGCCGATCGTCATCACTACGATCGTAATGATCATTCTTACATTCTTGATCCAATTCTATGATGAGATCAGAAATAAGGAAAGTTCCACTGCAAGCGATGATGTTTACGGAGTAGGCGGAGACGATAGAATTTCCCCTGCCGGCCTATTCTCCGGACTTTTAGCATCCGCCATTTGTTTCCAATTATTCGATTGGAAACATTCAGAACTGTATCTTCCTGCATTCGGAGTCATTTTATTAGCGATCCGACAAAATAGAAATTGGAACGGTTTAGGAGTCGGGATCTTCTTCTTTGTTGCTGCGTTACATTTCGAAGTGATCTATAGAATTTATTCTTTGGAAAGCTGGGAAGTACTGTTAAGAGATCTTCCTACAATCCTATTCTGTTTCTTGATGATCCCTCTTTCTAAAGTGAAATTGGGCCCTGAAAAGATCAGATATTTTTCCGTACCAGGAGCGATCCTTCTTTCTTTACATATCGTATTCTTAGCTTATTGGACCACTCAAAGTATTTCCCCATTCTTGCCTGGAATACTCTGGCTTCTCCTTTCTTTGGCGTATTTGGAAACCAAAAACTTTTTCTCGGAAAGAAAGAAAGAATGGGAGAATACTTGGAAGTCCTCCGTCAATTCCGCAGGACCGGTCTGGCAATTTTTTGCGTTAACATTCGTGGGATTATTCTTAGGCGCTCATATTCTGGTCCATCTACAATCGGAACTATATGTGGGAATTTTCAAGATCAGATTTTTGATCCAAGCTTTGGCAATCGGAGTATTTTTATATTGGGCAAATAGCCCGAATCCCAAAAAGGAAACTCCAAATTATTGGAGTTCTCTTCTGCCATTATTCTGGGAACTGACCGGGATATTCATCACAGCGATCATTGCATTAGAAATCCCGAATACATGGCTGCCTGTTGCATGGGTTATATGGGCATTCTTCCTAAGTCAGATCAGTTTAAAAACTTCCTGGGAAATTTCCAGATTTAGATTTTATTCTCTCTGCTTTTATTGGTATTCCTGTATTCATGTTGCATTTATTTCCAGCTCATCCCTAACTCCTTCCGAATATTGGGCCAACCAAGAATGGCTGGGGGGACTAGTCGGGATCGCTCTGCAGATCGTTTACTTAGTAAGGATCCAATATCTTCCTCCATTCCAAGGAATAGAAGCGGAAGGTTATCCGGGTAAGATCAGAAACCTTTCCGAAAAACTGGACCAAAGATCCGACTATACCATATTTTATCCTTTGTTCGCAGCGGGAGCATTCTTCCTATTCTGGAGTTTTGATTCTTCTTTATTAACTCTATTATGGATGGTAGAAGTGTTCATCGTCTTCTCAATGGGACTCATTCTGAAAAAAGAACATTTCCGTTATGTGTCCTTGGTGGCAATGATCGTATGTCTGCTTAGATTGATCTTCTGGGATCTTTCTCAATCTTCTACAATCACGCGTGCTTTGGTATTTTTAGGAGTGGGCGGGATACTGATCCTGATGAACACTCTTTACGGCAAATTTGGAAATAAGGAGAAAACAGATGCTCCGTAA